A portion of the Manihot esculenta cultivar AM560-2 chromosome 2, M.esculenta_v8, whole genome shotgun sequence genome contains these proteins:
- the LOC110606738 gene encoding probable S-adenosylmethionine carrier 2, chloroplastic isoform X3, translating into MVEGIIAGSTAGVIAEAALYPVDTIKTRLQAAHDGGKIMFKGLYSGLAGNLVGALPASAIFFGVYEPVKQKLLKTLPENLSAFAHLTAGAIGGAVSSLIRVPSEVVKQRMQTGQFASAPTAVRLIVTKEGFKGLYAGYGSFLLRDLPFDAFQFCIYEQLLMGYKLAAQRDLKDPEIAIIGAFAGAITGALTTPLDVVKTRLMVQGPANQYKGFFDCARTITKEEGVHALLKGIGPRIIWIGVGGAIFFGVLEKTKQILAQRCPGPPGKSISFKQD; encoded by the exons ATGGTAG AGGGCATTATAGCTGGAAGCACCGCGGGGGTTATTGCAGAAGCGGCTTTGTACCCAGTTGATACAATAAAAACTCGACTGCAG GCTGCTCATGATGGAGGAAAAATTATGTTCAAGGGTCTATATTCTGGACTGGCTGGAAACCTTGTTGGTGCCTTACC GGCTTCTGCCATATTTTTTGGTGTTTATGAACCTGTGAAACAGAAATTGCTAAAAACTTTGCCTGAAAACCTCAGTGCTTTTGCTCATTTG ACTGCAGGTGCAATTGGAGGTGCCGTTTCTTCCCTTATTCGTGTGCCGTCAGAG gttGTTAAGCAGAGGATGCAAACTGGGCAATTTGCTTCAGCCCCTACTGCTGTCCGTCTTATTGTTACTAAAGAGGGTTTCAAAGGTCTTTACGCG GGATATGGATCCTTCTTATTACGAGATTTGCCTTTTGATGCTTTCCAGTTCTGCATCTATGAGCAACTCTTAATGGGATATAAGCTAGCG GCACAAAGAGATCTGAAAGATCCTGAGATTGCTATAATTGGTGCTTTTGCTG GGGCAATAACTGGAGCTCTAACTACTCCGCTTGATGTGGTGAAAACTAGATTAATGGTTCAG GGACCAGCAAACCAGTACAAAGGGTTTTTCGATTGTGCCAGGACTATTACTAAAGAAGAGGGAGTTCATGCTCTTCTCAAG GGTATTGGACCTAGGATAATATGGATAGGTGTTGGAGGTGCAATCTTCTTTGGTGTCCTTGAAAAGACAAAGCAGATACTAGCTCAAAGATGCCCAGGTCCTCCAGGGAAGTCGATCtctttcaagcaagattaa
- the LOC110606738 gene encoding S-adenosylmethionine carrier 1, chloroplastic/mitochondrial isoform X2, with translation MNQTTVQLCKFASMEVRNSQTFSLEEEQRKCHGNGFEYKEFISQKEPEKFVASVSAGEDKPFDFLGALYEGIIAGSTAGVIAEAALYPVDTIKTRLQAAHDGGKIMFKGLYSGLAGNLVGALPASAIFFGVYEPVKQKLLKTLPENLSAFAHLTAGAIGGAVSSLIRVPSEVVKQRMQTGQFASAPTAVRLIVTKEGFKGLYAAQRDLKDPEIAIIGAFAGAITGALTTPLDVVKTRLMVQGPANQYKGFFDCARTITKEEGVHALLKGIGPRIIWIGVGGAIFFGVLEKTKQILAQRCPGPPGKSISFKQD, from the exons ATGAACCAGACCACTGTTCAGCTTTGCAAGTTTGCATCAATGGAAGTCCGAAATTCTCAGACATTCTCTCTAg AAGAAGAACAACGAAAATGTCATGGGAATGGATTCGAGTATAAGGAGTTCATTtctcagaaagagccagaaaaGTTTGTTGCTTCAGTTAGTGCAGGAGAGGATAAGCCATTTGATTTCTTAGGTGCTTTATATG AGGGCATTATAGCTGGAAGCACCGCGGGGGTTATTGCAGAAGCGGCTTTGTACCCAGTTGATACAATAAAAACTCGACTGCAG GCTGCTCATGATGGAGGAAAAATTATGTTCAAGGGTCTATATTCTGGACTGGCTGGAAACCTTGTTGGTGCCTTACC GGCTTCTGCCATATTTTTTGGTGTTTATGAACCTGTGAAACAGAAATTGCTAAAAACTTTGCCTGAAAACCTCAGTGCTTTTGCTCATTTG ACTGCAGGTGCAATTGGAGGTGCCGTTTCTTCCCTTATTCGTGTGCCGTCAGAG gttGTTAAGCAGAGGATGCAAACTGGGCAATTTGCTTCAGCCCCTACTGCTGTCCGTCTTATTGTTACTAAAGAGGGTTTCAAAGGTCTTTACGCG GCACAAAGAGATCTGAAAGATCCTGAGATTGCTATAATTGGTGCTTTTGCTG GGGCAATAACTGGAGCTCTAACTACTCCGCTTGATGTGGTGAAAACTAGATTAATGGTTCAG GGACCAGCAAACCAGTACAAAGGGTTTTTCGATTGTGCCAGGACTATTACTAAAGAAGAGGGAGTTCATGCTCTTCTCAAG GGTATTGGACCTAGGATAATATGGATAGGTGTTGGAGGTGCAATCTTCTTTGGTGTCCTTGAAAAGACAAAGCAGATACTAGCTCAAAGATGCCCAGGTCCTCCAGGGAAGTCGATCtctttcaagcaagattaa
- the LOC110606738 gene encoding S-adenosylmethionine carrier 1, chloroplastic/mitochondrial isoform X1, whose amino-acid sequence MNQTTVQLCKFASMEVRNSQTFSLEEEQRKCHGNGFEYKEFISQKEPEKFVASVSAGEDKPFDFLGALYEGIIAGSTAGVIAEAALYPVDTIKTRLQAAHDGGKIMFKGLYSGLAGNLVGALPASAIFFGVYEPVKQKLLKTLPENLSAFAHLTAGAIGGAVSSLIRVPSEVVKQRMQTGQFASAPTAVRLIVTKEGFKGLYAGYGSFLLRDLPFDAFQFCIYEQLLMGYKLAAQRDLKDPEIAIIGAFAGAITGALTTPLDVVKTRLMVQGPANQYKGFFDCARTITKEEGVHALLKGIGPRIIWIGVGGAIFFGVLEKTKQILAQRCPGPPGKSISFKQD is encoded by the exons ATGAACCAGACCACTGTTCAGCTTTGCAAGTTTGCATCAATGGAAGTCCGAAATTCTCAGACATTCTCTCTAg AAGAAGAACAACGAAAATGTCATGGGAATGGATTCGAGTATAAGGAGTTCATTtctcagaaagagccagaaaaGTTTGTTGCTTCAGTTAGTGCAGGAGAGGATAAGCCATTTGATTTCTTAGGTGCTTTATATG AGGGCATTATAGCTGGAAGCACCGCGGGGGTTATTGCAGAAGCGGCTTTGTACCCAGTTGATACAATAAAAACTCGACTGCAG GCTGCTCATGATGGAGGAAAAATTATGTTCAAGGGTCTATATTCTGGACTGGCTGGAAACCTTGTTGGTGCCTTACC GGCTTCTGCCATATTTTTTGGTGTTTATGAACCTGTGAAACAGAAATTGCTAAAAACTTTGCCTGAAAACCTCAGTGCTTTTGCTCATTTG ACTGCAGGTGCAATTGGAGGTGCCGTTTCTTCCCTTATTCGTGTGCCGTCAGAG gttGTTAAGCAGAGGATGCAAACTGGGCAATTTGCTTCAGCCCCTACTGCTGTCCGTCTTATTGTTACTAAAGAGGGTTTCAAAGGTCTTTACGCG GGATATGGATCCTTCTTATTACGAGATTTGCCTTTTGATGCTTTCCAGTTCTGCATCTATGAGCAACTCTTAATGGGATATAAGCTAGCG GCACAAAGAGATCTGAAAGATCCTGAGATTGCTATAATTGGTGCTTTTGCTG GGGCAATAACTGGAGCTCTAACTACTCCGCTTGATGTGGTGAAAACTAGATTAATGGTTCAG GGACCAGCAAACCAGTACAAAGGGTTTTTCGATTGTGCCAGGACTATTACTAAAGAAGAGGGAGTTCATGCTCTTCTCAAG GGTATTGGACCTAGGATAATATGGATAGGTGTTGGAGGTGCAATCTTCTTTGGTGTCCTTGAAAAGACAAAGCAGATACTAGCTCAAAGATGCCCAGGTCCTCCAGGGAAGTCGATCtctttcaagcaagattaa